A region of Desulfurellaceae bacterium DNA encodes the following proteins:
- the purM gene encoding phosphoribosylformylglycinamidine cyclo-ligase, which translates to MDHASQSSLSYARAGVDSAKADSGLSRLRTWIEKTFAFNPQAHPHLPLGYFANVIRLEGLNLGIGFTTDGVGTKLLVAELLGKYDTVGIDCIAMNVNDLLCVGATPVSFVDYLAVEEVQPDMLDALGKGLCRGAELASISIAGGEIAQLREMIRGAQVGTGFDLAGAAIGTVALDRLIIGQDVEPGDALIGLASSGIHSNGLTLARRVLAGETPLSLDRQLPECGRTVGEELLEPTRIYVPEVSAMLAAEVRVKALMHITGDGFLNLRRIAAPVGFRIESLPEPPPIFAVLQDLGKLSDAEMFQVYNMGVGLCVVVPEADAERIIELAAGHGSRAWRLGTAVASAQRTIRIEPRRLTSQDGQFVRN; encoded by the coding sequence ATGGATCACGCGAGTCAGTCCAGTCTTTCCTACGCGCGCGCCGGCGTGGACAGCGCCAAGGCCGACAGCGGACTCAGTCGTCTGCGTACCTGGATCGAAAAGACGTTTGCCTTCAACCCCCAGGCGCATCCCCACCTGCCGCTGGGCTATTTCGCCAACGTGATTCGTCTTGAGGGCCTCAACCTCGGGATCGGGTTTACCACCGACGGGGTCGGCACCAAACTGCTGGTGGCCGAGCTGTTGGGCAAATACGATACGGTTGGTATTGATTGCATCGCCATGAACGTCAACGACCTGTTGTGCGTTGGCGCCACGCCGGTCTCCTTTGTCGACTATCTGGCCGTCGAAGAGGTGCAGCCGGATATGCTTGACGCTCTGGGCAAGGGCTTGTGCCGCGGCGCCGAGCTGGCCAGCATCAGTATCGCCGGAGGAGAAATCGCCCAGCTGCGTGAGATGATCCGCGGCGCCCAGGTCGGCACCGGCTTTGACTTGGCCGGTGCCGCAATCGGCACGGTGGCGCTCGACCGTCTGATTATCGGCCAGGATGTTGAGCCCGGAGACGCTTTGATCGGCCTGGCCAGCAGCGGCATTCACAGCAACGGCCTGACCCTGGCACGCCGCGTACTGGCGGGCGAGACGCCGCTGAGTCTGGACCGCCAGCTGCCCGAGTGCGGCCGAACGGTCGGTGAGGAGTTGCTGGAGCCGACCCGGATCTACGTACCCGAAGTCAGCGCCATGCTGGCCGCCGAGGTGCGGGTCAAAGCCCTGATGCACATCACCGGCGACGGGTTTCTGAACCTGCGCCGGATTGCCGCGCCGGTCGGCTTTCGGATCGAAAGCCTGCCCGAGCCACCGCCCATTTTTGCGGTCCTGCAAGACCTGGGCAAGCTCAGCGATGCCGAGATGTTCCAGGTCTACAACATGGGCGTCGGGCTGTGTGTGGTTGTCCCCGAGGCGGATGCCGAGCGCATCATCGAGCTGGCTGCCGGGCACGGCAGCCGCGCCTGGCGGCTGGGTACGGCGGTCGCCTCAGCCCAGCGCACAATCCGCATTGAACCCCGCCGTCTGACCAGCCAGGATGGACAGTTTGTGAGGAACTGA
- a CDS encoding nitroreductase family deazaflavin-dependent oxidoreductase, translating to MPDLETLDRTRLLALTVRGRKTDRPYTVQVWFTVGQGTIYVTSGRGSNAAWVKNLRRKPEAELQIGTTRLRGRATWLDPATVENEVLPRFFRKYWLARILGWVGGWYREKFAFAIQLDDGDAG from the coding sequence ATGCCTGATCTTGAGACACTCGATAGAACCCGACTGCTGGCGCTGACCGTCAGGGGCCGCAAGACAGACCGGCCGTACACGGTGCAGGTGTGGTTCACGGTCGGCCAGGGCACCATTTATGTCACCTCGGGCCGGGGCTCGAACGCCGCGTGGGTGAAAAATCTGCGCCGCAAACCCGAGGCCGAGCTGCAAATCGGCACCACCCGGCTGCGCGGACGGGCAACCTGGCTTGACCCGGCCACGGTTGAAAACGAGGTGTTGCCGCGCTTTTTCCGAAAATACTGGTTGGCCCGCATTCTGGGCTGGGTCGGCGGCTGGTACCGGGAAAAATTCGCCTTTGCCATACAGCTGGACGACGGCGATGCGGGCTGA
- a CDS encoding glutathione S-transferase family protein, which translates to MTIILYGARTSPFVEKVYRGLLLKQLPFQLQQPRLPRDIRRHNPVTGKMPALDLDGQRLFDSTLILRALNVYKPTPPLLDSDPSVAVQQQLLEDWADESLYWYGMAFRWTIPANAARTVALVLPTTPALLRPLVRLVVPRLIAAQVRAQGTGRLPVEVLRAELDGHLANLVTVLGAGPFFFGAERPSLADLAIFGQLSFLRARVSPETQAAVERCPALLDFYRRLDRLTA; encoded by the coding sequence ATGACGATTATTCTGTATGGGGCGCGCACCTCACCGTTTGTGGAGAAGGTCTATCGTGGCCTGCTGCTCAAACAGCTGCCCTTCCAGCTCCAGCAACCGCGGCTGCCCCGCGATATCCGCCGCCACAACCCGGTCACCGGCAAAATGCCGGCGCTCGACCTTGACGGCCAACGCCTGTTCGATTCAACCCTGATTCTGCGGGCGCTCAACGTGTATAAGCCGACGCCGCCCCTGCTGGACTCGGACCCCTCGGTCGCGGTCCAACAGCAATTGCTCGAAGACTGGGCCGACGAGTCGCTGTACTGGTACGGCATGGCGTTTCGGTGGACGATTCCGGCCAACGCCGCACGTACCGTCGCCCTTGTTCTGCCCACCACACCGGCCCTGCTGCGGCCGCTGGTGCGCCTGGTGGTGCCGCGTCTCATCGCCGCCCAGGTGCGCGCCCAGGGAACGGGGCGGCTGCCCGTCGAGGTGCTGCGGGCCGAACTCGACGGACACTTGGCCAACCTGGTGACGGTGTTGGGGGCCGGACCGTTCTTTTTTGGCGCCGAGCGGCCAAGCCTGGCCGATTTGGCGATCTTTGGTCAGCTCAGTTTTTTACGCGCCAGGGTCTCACCCGAGACACAAGCTGCGGTGGAGCGCTGTCCGGCTCTGCTGGACTTTTACCGCCGTCTGGACCGTCTGACAGCCTGA